ACTGAAATAGTAAAAATTGACGAATAGTAAATTCACATATATTGAGAAGATCAAATATGGAAAAGTTAAGCAAAGGCAAACGAGTAGCCCGCGAAGAGAAACAGCGGGAGCAAAAAGTTGAGGATGTGGTAAGTTATTTTCCATAGCAATTGAAATAGCATCGAttgccattaaaaataataaatatgccCGTTACCAGGTGCTCAAATCGTTGGACGAATTCGGCACAAATGAGGACAAATTGAAGGCGCTGCTGCAGCAACATGTGGAGACCGAGAAGAAAGTGAGCCGGCTGACAAGCGAGATGCGCGCTCTGCAGCGGCACATGGAGAGTCAGCAGCGGGAGAAGGAGCAAGTGCAGCGGGAGCTGAACAAAAGTGTGCTGATGAGGGATAAGCTGCAGGAGGTGTGCCGTGAACAGCAGCGCATTCTCAAGTCGGTGAAAAACGAGAGCATGCTGCAAATAAAGGTCGAGGAGGAGCGACGCAAGGAGAGCCAAATCAAGTTCCAGAGCTCATTGACCGAGGTGCAAAAGTCGCTGACGAAGAACAACGAGGAGAACATCAAATTGCGTGATTACAACATCGAAATGACCAAAAAGTAAGAGGCGCTGCCAATAACAGACAACAGATGAAAACGACGGCGTGTCCAGTCTATTTATAGACCCAACACTGCATGTTGTGAGAGATCAACGCACCATATGTTCATATACTCATATGACTCTCTATTTTGTAGGTTAAAACTGCTGGCTGAACAATATCAGGCGCGTGAGAAGCACCTGGAGAAGCTCAATGAGCAGGTGCAGCTCGAGTCGCAGCTGCATCAGGCGAAGCTCAACAAGGCCCAGGTGGAGGCAGCCATGGAGAAGGAGATACTCACCAAGTGAGTGATATTGATAATTCCTACTGAATTCCCAATAACTGTTagtcatattttttaagagaaAACCAAATTGGTCTGGAGAAGCTGCTGCAGGCGCAACGTGCCATCAAGGATCTGACGGAGCGGGAGCAACAGCTGAAGGAGCAATTGAACATTTACACGGCTAAATACGATGACTTTCAGCAATCGCTGCAGAAATCAAACGAAGTCTTTGGCAGCTACAAGGTCGAGCTGGAGAAGATGTCCAAGCACAccaagaaaattgaaaaggaaGCGCTAGGCTGGCGCCAGAAGTACGAAAAGGCCAATGCCATGGTAATTGAACTGGCAACGGAGAAACAGCAACGCGATCAGCTCTCGGAACGTCTTCAAAAGCAGGTGGAACAGCTACAAAAGCTGCTGCGTGCTCTGCAACTGGAGCGCACCACATTGCATCAGACACTGCGAGAGCAGAACATTGAGATTCCTCCAATGCCGCAACTGCCGCCTGAACCGACGCCAATCAAGATTGCGCCCGTTAACTCGGACAACGCCAAAATGGAACTGATGACCCGCAACTGTGCGGAATTGAAGCAAACACTTGCCAATCTGCAGAACCAAATGAAACTGCTGACCACAAACGATGCTAAAATTGCCGCCGCCGAGGCTGAGAAATGCAAACAAGCCGAGGAGCAGCAGAGAGCAAACAATGCCAAGaagaacaataaaaagaaGGCGGCCAAATCAAAGGCAaaggcagcggcagctgctgctgctgctgcggcatCAACAGCTGAAGTTGAAGCCGAAGCCGATATTCAAACTGAAGCTGGCGTTGAGCCAGAAGCAGCCAACAAAGTGGAACAGCTGGGGGAAGCTCTTGATGATAATTTGGAAAAGCCTGCCGCATCCGAGTCTTCCGAAACTCTTGTCGATGCTTCGTCTACTTCGACTGTTAACGAAACAAAAGTGCCTGACTTAATTGCCTCCAAGACAGATTAGAGGCATGttcatgccacgcccattcaAATATATTGCCAGTGCCAGCATCGCATCCCTCCTCGAcggttttttgtatttaaaattcatgtcCTTCCCTCTCAACACATTTGTGCATTTCGtcatttgtaattttgaaTAACGATCAAgcgaacatttaaaattcaacaacCACCATAAATCATAATTGCtactaaataattatttattgtattttatataaatcgtatttatttatgcgctGATTGTAAGCTGACTGCAAAAccaaattgattaaaaagtttttctacaaatataaattgaatttatttcttttctatcCATCGGTTGTTatacataatacataattaattaattaatacataattaatGTGTGTTTTTCGAATACCTTTGATTATTTTAGTCAGTtcattacatttataaattaaattctccACATACAATTTGTTTCACATTCAgcaaaggaaaataaatattttattacaaattgttCATCAAAGAAAAATTctgtttacttaaaatttttaaattgtttataggATCTAAAATTAGTCTACTTTCTATTACTTTTCTGTTAAGGGAaagaaatattgtaaaataaactGTAGGTAAAACggatttaagaaaatataaaccactttttatatttaagagaATATCTTTTTCTGTTATAATTCAGAAAGGTAATAAAGTAGTAGTTAAAAATGAATTCTAAAAGTACAGAGTAGAAAAATATGTGGTTGCGAAATCTTACTTAGTACAGATATTTCCGAATTATGTAGATCTCTGCTTTACAATAAGCAAGTATATAACAGAAACATCCAAAATTAGGATGCTTATGGGAATGCCGCATGGAGGGGCAAGAACAAACTTTGCAATTGCCGCAAGCAATTAagtttacaatttgtttaacgaaatagtttttattatagttgcttcaatcactgttgttgttcctgctgctgctttgctgACTGCATAACTTTGGCAAGAAAGTTGTTAATGctaaaataccctgtacccaCACAAATGGTGCCAGGCAGTTTATGCGCGCTCACTGTGCAAACTTATATGAagagagaagaaaagaaagaaagtacAGCGTGTCTGCTATTAGTGCACTTTAGAAAAAATCAGTTTTCACTTCATGTAATGTACATTcttgaatattaatttgtatataaaatatttttcctttgtcagattttcattttaaaaggGTATAAATTCGTCGTCACTGGtgtctttttgtttgttttagtttCGTTGTGTGTTGTAAGAGTTGCCATCTTGGCACTCATCGAGGCGGCAACCTCGCATAATAGAACTGCAAATTGGCAACGTtaacgtcaacgtcgacgctgacgtcgacaACAATGACTGTGTTTGGTGCCACTGTGTCTGCCATGGCATGCAACACATTGCAACGAGGTGTTGACAGGGGCAGGAGGAATGAGGCACGAGTTCCATGGCAGAGTTTCATGGTCATTATAATCGCGCTGTAATTATTTGCGGCACGCAGCTGTCATTTTAGTCAGGCGGCCACATTttgatatgaatatgaatgatTTAAGCGCATGCAACGTGTGTGCGTTGTGTTAAGCTGACCCACCACACACACCTATTCACACGCATACTCTTACAGTAATCTctggcattttaaataaggCTTTTTAAGTGCGCCACTAAAGTAAttactgaaattaaattaaattgcataaagCGGCCGAGTTGTTGGGTATAAGGAAAAGACTCTAGTGTCCCCAGCGGGCTTAGTGTGAACAAGAACTTTTTTGTCCGTTTAccgactataagatacccCTCACTCAActaaaacattaattatttgtatttacacAGAAACAAAATTCGGGATTCAGGGCTTAAAACAATTCAATGCGGTGTAAAGTGGGGTAATCCCgtacttttttaaatgaagtttaaaatacgcttttcttgattttaaacttgaattttaacATGGAAACTcccaaaatacaaacaataatGCATACATTTAGGCGCTTGCTTTGATTAAATAACTTAAcctgacttaaaaaaaaaaatatgatttatttacatatgtttaatttatccaatcttgataattttaagtgacaacaataaaagagaATGTTCTTGTATTCCgattcagaatttttttttttaataatatgtaaaacaaaaatttatagtatatatggAACGTTCGTTGTCAGAACTAGGGCTAAAATACActtagaataaatgttctcCGATCTCTATGTAACATACATTGCCTCAAATATAAAATGCCCTTGCACTCTACGAGTTACGGGTACAAAAATGCCATATAAGcgacacatgtacatatgtatacgtGAAATATATTTCACGCACTTACACCCACACCCTAGCACCCAGATGCTctcacacacagacgcacGCTTGCTTAGCAGATGTGTGCACATTTCGCAGGCAATGAGCTTTTGAACATTTAATGAGTTAATACGTTAAATTTGAAAGCCTCGCAAGCGTGCGCCAAGTGCTTGGCCAGACTGcttcctgttgttgtttttcattttcatttccaagAGCCTTATGGCCAACCCACAAGTTGCCCATTTTAGAgcttgaaaaatgaaaatgtgaaagCAACATCAAGcgttttacacacacacaaacatacacattaAGCACTTGTCATTTGGCTGTAAAATGTCCGTCGTCTGTGCGTCCTTCTGTGCCTCGTCCGTTGTTGGTGAAAAGTGTGGCAATGCTCAAAACTCAACAATTTGGAGACTGGCGTCGGGGGCGGTATATACCACGCTTCTGACGGCTCATCCTAAGCTCTTGGGTATAATTTCTCAGGCACTGACAAAAGACGGCAATGTCGACTAACAGTGAAAGTTaacagcgacgtcgacagcgacgcaAGCAGCACAGCATAGGACCAACATATGCCTGAAACAGAGGCGGTACCAGAAAACAGACCCGTGACGAGACGAGGTGAACCGAGATGAGCAAGAAACCAAGCCACATTGTTAACTGGTGCTGCCAGACTGTTTGACTCAAAGATGCATATGGCATTGTGGGTAGGGATCTGGAGGCGAGTAATGTCTGCACAGTGGATGCATCACGAAGGTTTTCCATTAacacatacaaaataataaaaatataatatgtgaAAGCTACATTTGCCCAATAAAAGTGTTAGAATAACttaattcttaatattaaCCCATTATGTCAAATGGGTTGACAAATGTTTGTAaagatatttgattttttaaataaatgttattcagttcttttatttataaatcaaatataattaatttttggtaactttcaattaaaaacaaacacgtgggctagttttaaataaattttattatctataCAATGTATCTTTTGCGATGTATCTTTATACAAGATTGAGTAgcttttaaaaagctttaaaaataataataataatagttatggTTATTAAGTGTTATTAGTGTCAGATCAACTATCGAGAAATCTTTATTGAAAACCCAGTCAATAAATTAGTCAAACAATGATTCCCAGGAGCACCATTGTAAGACCCACCGCACCAACACCTCTCACTAaactctctcttcctctctctctctctctgtttttcgCTCTGACAAGCTTCTGTCAGCCTTTCACACTCTCTTCGTCCTGTCGTGTACTCTCTCATGCGCTCGCTCTCGCCGCAAGATGCCCCCACCGTTAGCACTGCGGCGAAAGCATAATAATGTGAAGCTGTCGCCGCTATCGCCGCTGCCGTTTCAGCCTCTGTCGTAGTCTCAGCTGTCAGACGTCAGGCGTCAGGCGAAGCCAAAGCTGTGCTTAGTCAAATTTCTGTAACGGAACCTGGCCGTCATtggcgttgtcgttgttgtcgttgctttgCCGAAACCGAGACTGAAACCGAGactgaaaacgaaaacgaagcaaaacgaaacgaaacaaacGACGCTGGCGTCGCTGTCTGCTAACAGTCGCGTTCGCCGCTGCTGCAAGGACTATGGCTGTAATCAGTTGTGTATAGGACACTCGCGTGTGCGCGTCGTTTGGCTCTTGGCTAACTGGGTAACGGAATTTGGGCTGCTTGGCGGCAATGCTGCGCGGTTTGttcttaacttttatttatggtATGCTGCTAATTTTACTGccgttgttgtgtttgttgctgctacaTGCGTCGTCatttgttgattgttgttcttgttttcgCACGActttcatttgcaatttttatttttatttattttatttgatttataaaagaGCGTTCAATTTTCACGTAGCAACGTAGACGGAAATTTTTCTTTCGCAGCTACAGCTGCTGGCGGTGCCACGGCCGCAGCTgctaatgctgctgctgctctgctggcgtcgcagctgctgctgctgtcgactgcgctgctgctgtgtcCGAGATAAAGGATATGCCCGGATCTAAAAgatacagttttttttttgtacttgtgCAGGCTGCTTGCTTGGCTTTTTGCTTTGTCGCTACGTTTGTGAGCGAATTTaggagacaacaacaacaacaacaacaacacagctacagctacaacagcaacgagCTAACGGAAAAATTACAATGTGTGTGCCGTGCGGGTTGAAAGTTAGGTGAAAGTGAGTGACAAGTTGGCAAAAACCGAAAATGTTACAGAAATGTGCGCAAcgattcaaataaattaataagccAAAGTCATTACCAAATTAAAACTAGACACGCGAAAGGCAACATAATAAACACAGACAAAACAAAGGAAAAGGGAAAAGGATAAAAGGAAAGGAGCTCAAGTCAAGTACGTCAAGTGTGGCGAGTCAAGAGGTTTGACTTAGAAGCTAGGAGCGTTTGAGCTGCTGGCATGCTTTGGGCTTAACTAATCCATCGTCCCactcctcgtcctcgtccatATCCCCATCGTAGTCGCCATCAAAGGCACCGAAGGTAAATGTATGCATAGCAGaggcaaagcaaacaaactaaCCTATAAAGTAAACAATAGCGTAACagtacaaatgcaaatttatcacctacacacatacatataagcaACAACTCATTTAAGCGACGCCAGgcgccataaaaaaaaacacacacacacacaaaagcaacGAACGAAGAGGCAACCTGAGAAAATGAACAAGAACATACAAACTAAAACAAACTAAAGCAGAAAGCGAAACAGACTCAGAAACAGAAATAGAAACACAGTTAAACACAACAGAAAAGCAAAACTCACGCTTCTAAAACTAACTAcacatttgtataaatttgtaatcgCATGCGATTTGTTTAACTAGACGCCAATCTCtgacaaaaacacacacatactcacacatgCATACGCACTTGCagacgcacacatacacagcacCTGCGGCTCACAGTAGGCTTTAAAAGTTAACCTACAAATGCTGACCATTAAAAGTATTGCCAAATAAATttctcaatatatataatgtatgtatatcattaacaaatcaataatattacttacaaaataaataacatatagtAATAAGTACGTTTTTTTCTAAATTGGGTACCATTTGTTTGAGTAGaggatttaaaaataataacaatcagatacaaaattttgtaaaaacaattaaatagacTTTTAAAAcgtaatatatattcataaaattaatttatccaTGTATCAAAATTatcgtttatttattaatgtaattCATGTATACAGTTTCGATTTCGTGCAACaacatcatttaaatattaatggtAATTTACATTGATATGCTAATTCTGAAAATAGACTCTGAACTACTAATTAACATATATGAGATGTGGGCGACGATTCtgtcatttataattaaaatacaagtaCTGTAATATGTTTTTGACAAGGAGATTTCAAGTGGGCGAGTTGACAGGACCCCCGACTCCCTTAATAacgtaaaaataaatacgaaagtattaaataaatctttcATAAACAACAATATCTTTTAATAGTAATACTATGCTTTAAGTAATGTTTTCTAACAactattttacaaatattttacaattccttttctaaaaactaaaactgtcATTGGATTCTCATCTTAACTATTCCTGAAATAACTTTTTAACCGTCTTTATCTGTTTTCTATACTACTAGTATCATCGAAATAAATgtaaactattttataaatcattCCTAGGACATCTTAAAAAtgcctttcatatttttatttcatatttcattttaagaatattttatatttatctggATCATTTTTCCACTCTTTGCTTTCTGACAATGGAGTTAAAAAAATGGTGCAGAATGTCaagattttgtaaaatatgcaGACAGATTAAATCAAATAGCTGAAGTACAATTGTATCAACAGAACAAAACGTTGTTGCAACCAATCTGTGTGCCACGTGTCCCTGTGCACTCATTCAACGGTTTTTGAGGGTCCTTCAGGTGctttgcaatttattaaataatgtgtGGGTAAAACGTTCATTgtcatgtatttatataatgcTTGACGTTATTTGCCTAgctaaattttaagtgttgccAACTAACAGCCACAAAAAGAATGCGAACTTGGCCTAGGATGCTGCACAAAGGATGCGGCGGCAACATGGAAAAAGCACTTGGCTCAAAACTAAGCGacaattcttgttgttggaccgttgttgttttgtgtgaCGTTTAAAAATAGCATCAAGGTGCGCTCTAGtttcattcacacacacacacccggtCACACGCACACggacacacagacactcacacgcacacggacacacatacatgcacatgCGCCTACGCCTACACAAAAGCGACGGCACTTGTGCATAGCGGGCGAACGCCCCCAACAAAAATACTAACAacgaaaaataaac
The genomic region above belongs to Drosophila innubila isolate TH190305 chromosome 3R unlocalized genomic scaffold, UK_Dinn_1.0 2_E_3R, whole genome shotgun sequence and contains:
- the LOC117791532 gene encoding alpha-taxilin; translated protein: MEKLSKGKRVAREEKQREQKVEDVVLKSLDEFGTNEDKLKALLQQHVETEKKVSRLTSEMRALQRHMESQQREKEQVQRELNKSVLMRDKLQEVCREQQRILKSVKNESMLQIKVEEERRKESQIKFQSSLTEVQKSLTKNNEENIKLRDYNIEMTKKLKLLAEQYQAREKHLEKLNEQVQLESQLHQAKLNKAQVEAAMEKEILTKENQIGLEKLLQAQRAIKDLTEREQQLKEQLNIYTAKYDDFQQSLQKSNEVFGSYKVELEKMSKHTKKIEKEALGWRQKYEKANAMVIELATEKQQRDQLSERLQKQVEQLQKLLRALQLERTTLHQTLREQNIEIPPMPQLPPEPTPIKIAPVNSDNAKMELMTRNCAELKQTLANLQNQMKLLTTNDAKIAAAEAEKCKQAEEQQRANNAKKNNKKKAAKSKAKAAAAAAAAAASTAEVEAEADIQTEAGVEPEAANKVEQLGEALDDNLEKPAASESSETLVDASSTSTVNETKVPDLIASKTD